From Solidesulfovibrio carbinoliphilus subsp. oakridgensis, the proteins below share one genomic window:
- a CDS encoding NAD-glutamate dehydrogenase domain-containing protein, producing the protein MPLPERPESGAFLAAVSRDLRRDAESLVPWFLHNMPDYYFRTHGPDEQARHIRTVISGRVLSGGQSATLWNPARTRVTRIAPNGAPSLLEHLRELTTANIRTSRLYATLDGRLRLDTFLLEPQPPVGAGSRALREAVALMLAGGHLPPGREKEFIAFLRGAPADYVEKFDPLRAARHFALARDLAGRDAVRVELHLLPGQAESRVVVAMREAPETGLLLRVAQTVLAEGLLAIPRGYSDRFSLPGGDLSVISLYVTREGGVLTPDDPLWARLKRRLKRVKWTAAHGLDVLVAREGFAPEAVELLSAACECVHQLLVRQNLHAFTSENIVRAVLAHVRQVRACLAFFEARFDPALFAGRKEAAARALAEAGSLASGLEDEVARGVFGGVLAFFGQTLRTNYYLPDRFGLAFRLDPAVLTAVPAGVPAPAGERPFGLFFLHGPGGQGFHVRYREMARGGVRLVRTRSQEQFELESNRLFTEAKNLALSQQYKNKDIPEGGAKAVLLLGPGADPTLALKSAVDGLLDCTLSGPDGAMPAEVVDYLGREELLYLGPDEGITPDHIRWIVARAARRGAKWPAAFMSSKPESGINHKRYGVTSLGVLEFADAFLREAGIDPDAEPFTVKITGGPAGDVAGNAILQLIARYGGRARIVAVSDGHGAAFDPRGLDHRELTRLVREERNMAAFSPERLVGPGSFAVRADTPDGAKVRASLHNTVPADLFIPAGGRPDTLNAGNWRDFCDADGRPSARVIIEGANLFLTSEARLHLEAAGALIAPGPSANKAGVICSSYEILAGLVMTEAEFAAVRRRYIREVLAILGRKARAEAALLLRERRRSGGRVGLVALSREASQEITAVKDAIIAALADAPPVADDPLLARLVADHCPPVLVTKYFDRLLATVPASYLQAVVAAQAASTIVYAEGLGWLSRLSGLRDLLAVVQTYYAEADAVAAHVAAIRKSRLPGRAAIERICLRAGRRLLSEEALGLDVPGPSREDESIVVEGNDRDKGKKDK; encoded by the coding sequence ATGCCCCTGCCCGAGCGTCCCGAATCCGGGGCCTTTCTGGCCGCCGTCAGCCGGGATCTGCGTCGCGATGCCGAAAGCCTCGTTCCCTGGTTTCTGCACAACATGCCGGACTACTATTTCCGGACCCACGGCCCGGACGAGCAGGCCCGCCATATCCGGACCGTCATCTCCGGCCGGGTCCTTTCCGGCGGCCAGTCGGCCACCCTGTGGAACCCGGCCCGCACCCGCGTCACCCGCATCGCTCCCAACGGCGCCCCCTCCCTGCTCGAGCACCTCCGCGAGCTGACCACGGCCAACATCCGCACCTCCCGGCTCTACGCCACCCTTGACGGCCGCCTGCGCCTGGACACCTTTCTCCTGGAGCCGCAGCCGCCGGTCGGGGCCGGCAGCCGGGCCCTGCGCGAGGCCGTGGCCCTGATGTTGGCGGGCGGGCATCTGCCGCCGGGCCGGGAAAAGGAGTTCATCGCCTTTTTGCGGGGGGCTCCGGCCGATTACGTGGAAAAGTTCGATCCCTTGCGGGCCGCCCGGCACTTCGCCCTGGCCCGGGACCTGGCCGGCCGGGACGCGGTGCGGGTGGAACTCCACCTCCTGCCGGGACAGGCCGAAAGCCGGGTGGTGGTGGCCATGCGCGAGGCCCCGGAGACGGGGCTGCTCTTGCGGGTGGCCCAGACCGTGCTGGCCGAGGGCCTGCTCGCCATCCCGCGCGGCTATTCCGACCGCTTCAGCCTGCCGGGCGGCGACTTGTCGGTCATCAGCCTCTACGTCACACGGGAAGGCGGGGTGCTGACGCCGGACGATCCGCTGTGGGCGCGCCTCAAACGCCGGCTCAAGCGGGTGAAGTGGACGGCCGCCCACGGTCTGGACGTGCTGGTGGCGCGGGAGGGCTTCGCCCCGGAAGCCGTGGAACTGCTTTCGGCCGCCTGCGAGTGCGTCCACCAGCTCCTGGTCCGCCAAAACCTCCATGCCTTCACCTCGGAAAACATCGTGCGCGCGGTCCTGGCCCATGTTCGCCAAGTCAGGGCCTGCCTGGCCTTTTTCGAGGCCCGCTTCGATCCGGCCCTTTTTGCCGGGCGCAAGGAGGCCGCGGCCCGGGCCCTGGCCGAGGCCGGGTCCCTGGCCAGCGGCCTCGAGGACGAAGTGGCCCGGGGCGTGTTCGGCGGGGTGCTGGCCTTTTTCGGCCAGACCCTTCGGACCAACTACTACCTGCCGGACCGGTTCGGGCTGGCCTTCCGCCTGGACCCGGCCGTGCTGACCGCCGTGCCGGCCGGGGTTCCGGCGCCAGCCGGGGAGCGGCCCTTTGGCCTCTTTTTCCTCCACGGTCCGGGGGGCCAAGGATTTCACGTCCGCTACCGGGAGATGGCCCGGGGTGGCGTGCGGCTGGTGCGCACGCGCAGCCAGGAGCAGTTCGAGCTCGAATCCAACCGTCTTTTCACCGAGGCCAAAAACCTGGCCCTGTCCCAGCAGTACAAGAACAAGGACATCCCCGAAGGCGGGGCCAAGGCTGTGCTGCTCCTCGGTCCCGGGGCCGATCCGACCCTGGCCCTTAAAAGCGCGGTGGACGGCCTCCTCGACTGCACGCTTAGCGGGCCGGACGGGGCCATGCCGGCCGAGGTCGTCGACTACCTCGGCCGGGAGGAACTCCTCTACCTCGGCCCGGACGAGGGTATCACCCCGGACCACATCCGCTGGATCGTGGCCCGGGCGGCTCGGCGCGGGGCCAAGTGGCCGGCCGCCTTCATGAGCTCCAAGCCCGAGTCCGGCATCAACCACAAACGCTACGGCGTCACGAGCCTCGGGGTCCTCGAATTCGCGGACGCGTTTTTGCGCGAGGCCGGCATCGACCCGGACGCCGAGCCCTTCACGGTCAAGATCACGGGCGGCCCGGCCGGGGACGTGGCCGGCAACGCCATCCTCCAGCTCATCGCCCGCTATGGCGGGCGGGCCAGGATCGTGGCCGTCAGCGATGGCCACGGCGCGGCCTTCGACCCCCGGGGCCTGGACCACCGGGAACTGACGCGGCTGGTGCGCGAGGAACGCAACATGGCGGCCTTTTCTCCGGAGCGTCTCGTCGGGCCGGGGAGTTTCGCGGTCCGGGCCGACACCCCGGACGGGGCCAAGGTCCGGGCCTCGCTCCACAATACCGTCCCGGCCGACCTCTTCATCCCGGCCGGCGGCCGGCCCGACACCCTAAACGCCGGCAACTGGCGGGACTTCTGCGATGCCGACGGCCGGCCCTCGGCCCGGGTGATCATCGAAGGCGCGAATCTCTTCCTGACGTCCGAGGCCAGGCTCCATCTGGAAGCGGCCGGGGCCCTCATCGCCCCCGGACCCTCGGCCAACAAGGCCGGGGTCATCTGCTCCTCGTATGAAATCCTGGCCGGCCTGGTCATGACCGAGGCCGAATTCGCGGCCGTGCGCCGCCGCTATATCAGGGAAGTGCTGGCCATCCTTGGCCGCAAGGCCCGGGCCGAGGCGGCGCTGCTCCTGCGCGAGCGGCGGCGAAGCGGCGGCCGGGTCGGGCTTGTGGCCCTAAGCCGCGAGGCGTCGCAGGAGATAACGGCCGTCAAGGACGCCATCATCGCCGCCCTGGCCGACGCCCCGCCCGTGGCCGACGATCCGCTTCTGGCCCGGCTCGTGGCCGACCACTGCCCGCCGGTGCTGGTGACAAAGTATTTCGACCGGCTCCTGGCCACGGTCCCGGCCAGCTACCTCCAGGCCGTGGTGGCGGCCCAGGCCGCTTCGACCATCGTCTATGCCGAGGGCCTTGGCTGGCTGTCGCGCCTGTCCGGCTTGCGGGACCTGCTGGCGGTGGTGCAGACCTACTACGCCGAGGCCGACGCCGTGGCCGCCCATGTGGCCGCCATCCGCAAAAGCCGCCTGCCGGGCCGGGCGGCCATCGAGCGGATCTGCCTGCGGGCCGGCCGCCGGTTATTGTCGGAGGAGGCGCTCGGGCTGGACGTGCCCGGGCCGAGCCGCGAGGACGAGTCGATAGTGGTGGAGGGAAACGATAGGGACAAGGGGAAGAAAGACAAGTAA
- a CDS encoding tetratricopeptide repeat protein → MGQETRISGIFSCKTTIKVGFGTTKQAALSETYWFVKELETGRMQVQSLDMDFKRQGQPFEISREKLFEDYHLEPDLSYRLLSQPLLVGDHYRATNKPANAEQEYHKIRRIDEDNIRANFGLGLVYLALDKTDKATYIFDRLVRLEEAFEPRHKHLFNEFGISLRKKRLFDEAHKYYSRARELSPDDDHLLLNIARVYFEQNRLPEAEAAAREALALNPDLAEARRLLTRIWDGPRREEPLPDI, encoded by the coding sequence ATGGGGCAAGAAACCCGCATTTCCGGCATCTTTTCCTGCAAAACCACCATCAAGGTCGGTTTTGGCACGACCAAGCAGGCCGCGCTGTCGGAAACCTACTGGTTCGTCAAGGAACTGGAGACGGGCCGCATGCAGGTGCAGAGCCTGGACATGGACTTCAAGCGACAGGGCCAGCCTTTCGAGATCAGTCGGGAGAAGCTTTTCGAGGACTACCACCTGGAGCCGGACCTGAGCTACCGGCTTCTCAGCCAGCCGCTGCTTGTCGGCGACCATTACCGGGCCACCAACAAGCCGGCCAACGCGGAGCAGGAATACCACAAAATAAGGCGCATCGACGAGGACAACATCCGGGCCAACTTCGGCCTGGGGCTGGTCTACCTGGCGCTCGACAAGACCGACAAGGCCACCTACATCTTCGACCGGCTGGTCCGCCTGGAAGAAGCCTTCGAGCCCCGGCACAAGCACCTCTTCAATGAGTTCGGCATCAGCCTGCGCAAAAAGAGGCTCTTTGACGAGGCCCACAAGTACTATTCACGGGCCCGCGAACTCTCGCCCGACGACGACCACCTGCTGCTCAACATCGCCCGGGTCTACTTCGAGCAAAACCGCCTGCCCGAGGCCGAAGCCGCCGCCCGCGAAGCCCTGGCCCTGAACCCGGACCTGGCCGAGGCCCGGCGCCTGCTTACCCGCATCTGGGACGGCCCCCGCCGCGAGGAACCGCTGCCGGACATTTAA
- a CDS encoding DEAD/DEAH box helicase, with protein sequence MLSLFHPLVARWFSEHVGKPTDIQELAWPRIAAGEHVLAVAPTGSGKTLTAFLSALNSLATGAWPTGRVSVVYVSPLKALGTDVRANLLTPLAGLRRAFAAAGEDFPALRAEIRSGDTPSEDRRRMLRQPPEILITTPESLNLLLSSQGGRGMLTAVRLVILDEIHAVAGSKRGVFLLSAVERLAGLAGEFQRVALSATVSPLETVAAMVGGFVPSGDLSDPVLTPRPVAIVQSRAEKRMDVRVHFAPWPDDRPPRASFIQILADDVRRRILANRSTLVFVNSRKFCEKLARLINDDQPEILAYAHHGSLSRELRQTVESRLKAGELKAVVATNSLELGIDIGAVDEVLLVECPPTVSAAVQRIGRSGHRVGEVSRAVFLPTTEKDLLEAAVMARAAHERDIEPIRPVSAPLDVLAQTLVAMCGVEAWDVDAFYQAVRQAWPYRDLSRRAFDLTLAMLTGRYAATRIRELAPLLAVDALDGTVAARKGALLRLYASGGVIADRGYYALRRQDSDGRLGELDEVFVWEARLGQVFAFGAQNWRIERITDADVFVSPAPAGSVPAPFWLGDARSRDRHFSDLLAHFLEEADVRLDDPAFGEELIRDHCLEPGAAEALLGYLRRQKEATGSGLPHARHLLVEVTATGPGGAPGNQVILHAPLGLSRTAPLALVLEAALSRKYGHAIPVFAGNDCVAATLPGEIDPLDMLEAVPGRAVAGLLRERLEGSGSFGAAFREAAGRALLLPRDGFGKRQPLWITRLRARKLLAAVASHGDFPMVLEAWRACLVDIFDPAGLEEFLAGARSGAVAVTVAHTRVQSPFAADLVWRHVNEYMYLTDAGTVAGPSGVRPDLVAEVARGPSRPAVPQAVVEAYVAKRQRLFPGYAPSGPAELLEWLKERVVVAGDQWQAILAAVARDHGEEPAVLESALAPKLARLRVPGLAEPLVAALERAPDIARALYGDPALAAPVDPKAKVPRLAAATAEETAAAREALLVEWLAFYGPLSMDEMAGFLGMPETLLAAVADDLAVAGRWVSGELVSGREGTLWCDAGSFETLLRLARAARRPGLAALPASRLPYFLARWQGLARPAGDAEGLAEHLERLACLPLAAGLWEADVLPARCRAYDPAWLDAALETTGLAWFGAGPKKVLFARPDDLDLAGFSPPAPDPGLFPDPRAGYDFSTLLDITGLSPTALAERLWQAAWKGQATCNSLAVLRRGVATDFTPEAASYEASRQGRRSLRRTNPARYAAALPLAGSWRQPRVPEPPDDPVAREELAMDRARLLLARYGVVCRDVIGREAAPFAWAGIFRALRRMELSGEVVSGEFFAGLSGPQFATGRAVRLLAEGLPGTDAWWCAGRDPAALWGLGPAGEGLPLPRRAAGSYVAFAGSSPVLALEAGGGRLSTVLPPDAAALPEALAPLVHLLTRRVRPEARVAVLTINGGPAGESPYVPVLRQVFEVVRERRGLTLFRGRG encoded by the coding sequence ATGCTGTCCCTGTTTCATCCCCTCGTTGCCCGCTGGTTTTCGGAACATGTTGGAAAACCGACCGATATCCAGGAATTGGCCTGGCCGAGGATCGCGGCCGGCGAGCATGTCCTGGCCGTGGCCCCGACCGGGTCCGGCAAGACGCTGACCGCCTTTTTAAGCGCCCTAAACAGTCTGGCCACCGGCGCCTGGCCGACCGGCCGGGTGTCCGTGGTCTACGTCTCGCCGCTCAAAGCCCTCGGCACCGACGTGCGGGCCAACCTGCTCACCCCCCTGGCCGGCCTGCGCCGGGCCTTTGCCGCAGCCGGGGAGGACTTTCCCGCCTTGCGGGCCGAGATCCGAAGCGGCGACACCCCGTCCGAGGACCGCCGCCGCATGTTGCGCCAGCCTCCGGAAATTCTCATCACCACGCCGGAATCCCTGAACCTCCTTTTGAGTTCCCAGGGCGGGCGGGGCATGCTCACTGCCGTTCGGCTGGTCATCCTGGACGAAATCCACGCCGTGGCCGGTTCCAAGCGGGGGGTGTTCCTGCTTTCGGCCGTGGAGCGGCTGGCCGGTCTGGCCGGGGAGTTCCAGCGGGTGGCCCTGTCGGCCACAGTCTCTCCCCTGGAAACCGTGGCGGCCATGGTCGGCGGCTTTGTCCCCTCGGGCGACCTGTCCGATCCGGTCCTGACGCCGCGCCCGGTGGCCATTGTCCAAAGCCGGGCCGAGAAACGGATGGATGTGCGCGTGCATTTCGCGCCGTGGCCAGACGACCGGCCCCCGAGGGCGTCTTTCATCCAGATCCTGGCCGACGACGTTCGCCGTCGCATCCTGGCCAACCGGTCGACCCTGGTTTTCGTCAACAGCCGCAAGTTCTGCGAAAAGCTGGCCCGGCTCATAAACGACGACCAGCCCGAAATCCTGGCCTATGCCCACCATGGGTCCCTGTCCCGGGAACTGCGCCAGACCGTGGAGTCCCGACTCAAGGCCGGGGAGCTGAAGGCGGTCGTGGCCACCAATTCCCTGGAGCTTGGCATCGACATCGGCGCGGTGGACGAGGTCCTCCTGGTCGAGTGTCCGCCCACGGTCAGCGCGGCGGTCCAGCGCATCGGCCGGTCCGGCCACCGGGTGGGCGAGGTCAGCCGGGCGGTCTTTTTGCCGACCACGGAAAAGGACCTGCTCGAAGCGGCCGTCATGGCCCGGGCCGCCCATGAGCGCGACATCGAACCCATCCGTCCGGTGTCCGCACCCCTGGACGTCCTGGCTCAGACGTTGGTCGCCATGTGCGGGGTCGAGGCCTGGGACGTGGACGCCTTCTACCAGGCCGTGCGCCAGGCCTGGCCGTACCGCGACCTTTCCCGGCGGGCCTTCGACCTGACGCTCGCCATGCTGACCGGCCGCTACGCCGCCACCCGCATTCGCGAACTGGCCCCGCTTCTGGCCGTGGACGCCCTGGACGGCACGGTCGCGGCCAGAAAGGGGGCGCTCTTGCGCCTCTATGCCTCGGGGGGAGTCATCGCCGACCGGGGCTATTATGCCCTTCGCCGCCAGGATTCGGACGGGCGCCTGGGTGAGCTCGACGAGGTCTTCGTCTGGGAGGCGCGCCTTGGCCAGGTCTTCGCCTTCGGGGCCCAGAACTGGCGCATTGAGCGGATTACCGACGCGGACGTGTTCGTGTCGCCGGCCCCGGCCGGCAGTGTCCCGGCCCCGTTCTGGCTCGGCGACGCCCGGTCCCGGGACCGTCATTTCTCGGACCTTCTGGCCCATTTTCTGGAAGAGGCTGACGTTCGGCTGGACGATCCGGCCTTTGGCGAAGAGCTCATCCGCGACCATTGCCTGGAACCCGGGGCGGCCGAAGCGCTCCTCGGCTACCTGCGCCGGCAAAAGGAGGCGACCGGCTCCGGCCTGCCCCACGCCCGGCACCTGCTGGTCGAGGTGACCGCCACGGGCCCGGGCGGGGCTCCCGGCAACCAGGTCATCCTCCACGCGCCGCTTGGCCTTTCGCGCACGGCCCCGTTGGCCCTGGTCCTGGAGGCGGCCCTGTCGCGAAAATACGGCCACGCCATTCCGGTTTTCGCGGGCAACGACTGCGTGGCCGCGACCCTGCCCGGGGAGATCGATCCCCTGGACATGCTGGAGGCCGTGCCGGGGCGTGCTGTGGCGGGCCTCCTGCGGGAGCGGCTCGAAGGCTCGGGCTCCTTTGGCGCGGCCTTTCGCGAGGCCGCCGGCCGGGCCCTGCTCCTGCCCCGGGATGGGTTCGGCAAGCGCCAGCCGCTGTGGATCACCCGGCTTCGGGCCAGAAAGCTCCTGGCCGCCGTGGCTTCCCACGGCGATTTTCCCATGGTGCTCGAAGCCTGGCGGGCCTGCCTGGTCGACATCTTCGACCCGGCCGGGCTTGAGGAGTTCCTGGCCGGGGCCAGGAGCGGGGCCGTGGCCGTGACCGTGGCCCACACCCGCGTCCAGAGTCCCTTTGCCGCGGATCTCGTCTGGCGCCACGTCAACGAATACATGTACCTGACCGACGCCGGTACTGTCGCCGGCCCAAGCGGTGTGCGGCCCGACCTCGTGGCCGAGGTGGCCCGGGGGCCGTCGCGGCCGGCCGTGCCGCAAGCCGTGGTCGAGGCCTACGTGGCCAAGCGGCAGCGCCTTTTTCCGGGCTACGCCCCAAGTGGTCCGGCCGAGCTGCTCGAATGGCTGAAGGAACGGGTGGTGGTGGCCGGGGACCAGTGGCAGGCCATCCTGGCCGCCGTGGCCCGGGACCACGGGGAGGAGCCGGCCGTTCTCGAGTCCGCCCTGGCCCCGAAGCTGGCCCGCCTCCGCGTGCCCGGGCTGGCCGAACCGCTCGTTGCGGCCCTGGAGCGGGCCCCGGACATCGCCCGGGCCTTGTACGGCGATCCGGCCCTGGCCGCGCCGGTCGATCCCAAGGCCAAAGTGCCGCGTCTTGCCGCAGCCACGGCCGAGGAAACAGCCGCCGCCCGCGAGGCCTTGCTCGTGGAGTGGCTGGCCTTTTACGGCCCGCTCTCCATGGACGAAATGGCCGGGTTCCTGGGAATGCCGGAAACGCTTCTGGCCGCCGTGGCCGACGATCTGGCCGTTGCCGGCCGGTGGGTGTCGGGAGAACTGGTTTCCGGCCGGGAGGGGACCCTGTGGTGCGATGCCGGCAGCTTCGAGACCCTGCTCCGCCTGGCCCGGGCCGCCCGACGGCCCGGACTCGCCGCCCTGCCGGCCAGCCGGCTGCCGTATTTCCTGGCCCGGTGGCAGGGGCTGGCCCGGCCGGCCGGGGACGCCGAGGGGTTGGCCGAACACCTGGAGCGCCTGGCCTGCCTGCCCCTGGCCGCCGGCCTGTGGGAGGCCGACGTGCTGCCGGCCCGCTGCCGGGCCTACGACCCCGCCTGGCTCGACGCGGCCCTGGAGACGACGGGACTGGCTTGGTTCGGGGCCGGCCCGAAAAAAGTGCTCTTCGCCCGGCCGGACGACCTGGATCTGGCCGGCTTTTCCCCGCCCGCCCCGGACCCGGGGCTTTTTCCCGATCCCCGGGCCGGCTACGACTTTTCCACGCTCCTGGACATTACGGGCCTTTCGCCCACGGCCCTGGCCGAACGGCTGTGGCAGGCGGCCTGGAAGGGCCAGGCCACGTGCAATTCCCTGGCCGTGCTGCGCCGGGGCGTGGCCACGGATTTCACGCCCGAGGCCGCCTCGTACGAAGCCTCGCGCCAGGGCAGGCGAAGCCTTCGCCGCACCAACCCGGCCCGGTACGCCGCCGCCTTGCCCCTGGCCGGCTCCTGGCGGCAGCCCCGGGTTCCCGAGCCGCCGGACGATCCGGTTGCCCGCGAGGAGCTGGCCATGGACCGGGCCCGGCTGCTGCTGGCCCGCTACGGCGTGGTCTGCCGCGACGTCATCGGTCGCGAGGCCGCGCCCTTCGCCTGGGCGGGCATCTTCCGGGCCTTGCGACGCATGGAGCTTTCCGGCGAAGTCGTGTCCGGGGAATTTTTCGCCGGCTTGTCCGGGCCACAGTTCGCGACCGGCCGGGCCGTGCGGCTTCTGGCCGAGGGACTTCCCGGAACCGACGCCTGGTGGTGCGCCGGCCGGGACCCGGCCGCCCTGTGGGGCCTCGGTCCGGCCGGAGAGGGCTTGCCGTTGCCGCGCCGGGCCGCCGGCAGCTACGTCGCCTTTGCCGGCAGCAGTCCGGTGTTGGCCCTCGAAGCCGGGGGCGGCCGCCTGTCCACGGTCCTGCCGCCGGACGCCGCCGCGCTCCCGGAGGCCCTCGCCCCGCTGGTCCATCTGCTGACCCGGCGGGTCCGGCCCGAGGCCCGGGTGGCCGTGTTGACGATCAATGGCGGTCCCGCCGGGGAGAGCCCCTACGTGCCGGTGCTGCGCCAGGTCTTCGAAGTGGTGCGGGAGCGGCGCGGGCTGACGCTTTTTCGCGGGAGGGGGTGA
- a CDS encoding tetratricopeptide repeat protein has product MDRQEITVAILTNNLHHAARDKQCCIKLRVKSAQVYDTLEDALEPVRRQEVHLLLIDAAVKDMEGSACLKALRKARRTPLVPAIMVTPESNLQTVLGAIAAGCNGYVIRPYSMETFERHLDMAFETTAGDEIETAQLEVARELIEQGRFDEAIEEFSELVEEQNEAVEYFNKGMDALHRRKFGKAIVAFNKAVALNALYAEAYKGMAHAYQGKGDDEAFRACLDKSAAILALQDRLDELKELFVEILQANPEAINPYNALGIDLRKKGDYPGALHAYTQALHLTPNDENLHYNIAKACIFANDYEAAMAHLETAASLREDFQEARRLLAKLRAKQYDGLSGPGAAGPAAPGPAGLALDA; this is encoded by the coding sequence ATGGATCGCCAAGAAATCACCGTCGCCATCCTGACCAACAACCTGCACCATGCGGCTCGGGACAAACAGTGTTGCATCAAGCTACGCGTCAAAAGCGCGCAGGTCTACGACACGCTGGAAGACGCCCTGGAACCGGTCCGGCGACAGGAGGTGCACCTGCTCCTTATCGACGCGGCGGTAAAGGACATGGAGGGGAGCGCCTGCCTCAAGGCGCTGCGCAAGGCCAGGCGCACGCCGCTTGTGCCGGCGATCATGGTGACGCCGGAGAGCAACCTGCAGACCGTGCTCGGAGCCATCGCCGCCGGCTGCAACGGCTACGTCATCCGCCCCTATTCCATGGAGACCTTCGAGCGGCACCTCGACATGGCCTTTGAAACCACGGCCGGGGACGAGATCGAGACGGCCCAGTTGGAGGTGGCCCGGGAGTTGATCGAGCAAGGCCGCTTCGACGAGGCCATCGAGGAATTTTCCGAGCTCGTGGAAGAGCAAAACGAGGCCGTGGAGTATTTCAACAAGGGCATGGACGCGCTGCACCGGCGGAAGTTCGGCAAGGCCATCGTGGCCTTCAACAAGGCCGTGGCGCTAAACGCCCTCTACGCCGAAGCCTATAAAGGCATGGCCCACGCCTACCAGGGCAAGGGCGACGACGAGGCTTTCCGGGCCTGCCTCGACAAGTCCGCCGCCATCCTGGCCCTCCAGGACCGCCTCGACGAACTGAAGGAACTCTTCGTCGAGATCCTGCAAGCCAATCCCGAAGCCATCAACCCTTACAACGCCCTGGGCATCGACTTGCGCAAAAAGGGCGACTACCCGGGGGCACTCCACGCCTACACCCAGGCCCTGCACCTGACGCCCAACGACGAAAACCTCCACTACAACATCGCCAAGGCCTGCATCTTCGCCAACGACTACGAGGCGGCCATGGCCCACCTGGAAACGGCCGCGTCCCTGCGCGAGGATTTCCAGGAAGCCCGCAGGCTCCTGGCCAAGCTGCGGGCCAAGCAATACGACGGGCTTTCCGGACCCGGCGCGGCCGGCCCCGCCGCGCCGGGTCCGGCCGGCTTGGCCCTTGACGCCTGA